A genomic stretch from Longimicrobiales bacterium includes:
- a CDS encoding cupredoxin domain-containing protein, giving the protein MSAGDLLAAAAALTGIAWVNWYFFMAGKKATVAAASASGVQEVHVAVHGGYQPGVIEVRRGKPVRITFDRQETSGCSEEVVFPDFGIKRYLPAFEKTTIDLTPDQTGTFGFTCGMSMLQGRLIVTDGGN; this is encoded by the coding sequence ATGTCAGCTGGGGATCTGCTCGCCGCCGCCGCCGCCCTGACGGGCATCGCATGGGTCAACTGGTATTTCTTCATGGCCGGGAAGAAGGCGACGGTCGCCGCGGCGAGTGCGAGTGGTGTGCAGGAGGTGCATGTGGCGGTTCACGGTGGATACCAGCCGGGCGTGATCGAGGTGCGTCGCGGCAAGCCGGTGCGCATCACGTTTGACCGGCAGGAGACCTCGGGCTGCTCCGAGGAAGTCGTGTTCCCGGATTTCGGCATCAAGCGGTACCTGCCCGCGTTCGAGAAGACGACGATCGATCTGACGCCGGATCAGACGGGGACATTCGGGTTCACGTGCGGCATGAGCATGCTGCAGGGGCGGTTGATCGTCACGGACGGAGGGAACTGA